In Wolbachia endosymbiont (group A) of Pogonocherus hispidulus, the genomic stretch CAGTTCCAAGGCCTACTGTGCTTGAGAGTGCAGTTATAAACGCCTGAAAATGCGTGATGTGGCCATCATGGTGATCTGTATCATATTTTCCGAAAAGAATAGCAAATGCATGCTTAAACATTCTTATGTTAAGAAACTTAAAGCGTAAGGTTAAAAATACATAACCAAAGGATAGTAGAAGAAGTATGAACGGTATATAAAAGATTTTGAAAAACAGCACTTCATTCATGAAGTTATTTATTCCATTCAACACAGCGTCATAACTTTCGTAAAAACCTGAAGCAGCATACGCATCATTAAATAATAGGCAAAATAACACCATACAAAGTAATCTATAAATCATGTTAATATCCTTTGGAATTGTAATAAGAATCTATTGTATTCAAAACTTCCCTTCTCAGTAGATATATTGCAACAGCATTTGGAACCATAAGGCACATAAACAAACTGTCACCTAGATAAGATATAAATTCTATATCCTTTGACATACAACTGATATACACTGAAACCACTATAAGAATTTGGAACAGTATTAGTATTTTTTTATTACCAAATAAGTACAGCAAAGCAACTTCACAGTAGTAACAATAAGCTATTATTGTAGAAAATGCAAAGGAAAACATCATTAGCGGAAAAACTAACTTGCTGAACAAGGGCAAAGCTGTTGAAAATACCGAACTAATTAGTGTAATATCACCCACGTTATCAGTGCTATGCATACCAGTGATAATTATCACGATACCAGTCAAAAATGAGATTAATATTGTGTCTATAAGTGGTGCAATCATTGCAACGCATCCAACTTTAATTGGATCTTCTTCTTTTACAGCTGAATGTGCTATAGCTGCTGTTCCGGTACCTGCTTCGTTAGCAAACACTGATCTTCTCACTCCGGCTATTAATCCGCTCAATACTCCGCCTCCTATAGCCGATTTATTGAAAATGTCTTGAAATATTATAGATAAAGCATTCAGCAAATTACTTCTGTTTACATAAATTAAATATATACACATACCCACATATAGCACTATCATAATTGGTGCTAAGCTCGTTGAAACGAAAGCAATGCGCTTTATTCCTCCCAATATTACAATAAAGACAAGCAGGGATATAATGATGGACGCGTTGTATTCGAAGAGGTTATTTGATAATGCTGCTATTTGATTTGCTTGAAATGGTATACCGCCCAAAATCATTGCAATAAGTAGCATAATCGCATAAATGAAGGCAAGGAATCTGCCAGTTTTTGCAAATCCAATTTTTGCAAGCCCGTACTTCATGTAATAAAAAGCCCCGCCAGTTGCATTTTCAGAGCGATAGGTGAATGCAAGCACCACCTCGGCAAACTTTATCGACATACCAAGTATTCCGGTAATTACCATCCAAAAA encodes the following:
- a CDS encoding alanine/glycine:cation symporter family protein → MIVKISELLNSFLYIRIFNIPFIIIWVIATGVFCTIQFKFTNFRLFKHGIQTLFNLKCNYNNNGIITHIQAFATVISGTVGLGTISGVAIAITIGDPSAVFWMVITGILGMSIKFAEVVLAFTYRSENATGGAFYYMKYGLAKIGFAKTGRFLAFIYAIMLLIAMILGGIPFQANQIAALSNNLFEYNASIIISLLVFIVILGGIKRIAFVSTSLAPIMIVLYVGMCIYLIYVNRSNLLNALSIIFQDIFNKSAIGGGVLSGLIAGVRRSVFANEAGTGTAAIAHSAVKEEDPIKVGCVAMIAPLIDTILISFLTGIVIIITGMHSTDNVGDITLISSVFSTALPLFSKLVFPLMMFSFAFSTIIAYCYYCEVALLYLFGNKKILILFQILIVVSVYISCMSKDIEFISYLGDSLFMCLMVPNAVAIYLLRREVLNTIDSYYNSKGY